One Brevibacillus choshinensis genomic window carries:
- a CDS encoding iron chelate uptake ABC transporter family permease subunit: MKAKMIGLTIVALVLIAVFLMIDAGGNWDYVLPRRLKKILAIVLTGSIIAFSTLVFQTITNNRILTPSIIGLDSLYMFIQTLVIFALGSTSLTLMSKNVNFLISVGLMILFAGLLYKWLFKREGQNIYFLLLIGLIFGTLFNSLSTFLQLLIDPNEFLRVQDKMFASFNNVNTDLLIISFVLVIAVGIYFWRYVKYLDVLSLGRDQAINLGVNYDFVVKRFLIIIAILVSIATALVGPITFLGLLVVNVAHQFMKTYQHKHLIVGSALISIIALVGGLLIVERVFTFSTTLSVIVNFIGGVYFIYLLLKENKSW, translated from the coding sequence ATGAAAGCGAAGATGATAGGCCTGACGATTGTTGCCCTTGTTCTGATAGCCGTATTCCTGATGATCGATGCGGGCGGAAACTGGGATTACGTTCTCCCCCGGAGGTTGAAAAAGATTTTGGCGATCGTATTGACTGGAAGCATCATCGCTTTTTCCACGCTGGTGTTCCAGACCATTACGAACAACCGAATCCTTACTCCCAGCATCATCGGATTGGATTCCCTGTATATGTTCATTCAGACGCTCGTGATTTTTGCGCTTGGATCGACAAGCCTGACACTCATGAGCAAAAATGTGAACTTCCTCATTTCCGTAGGTTTGATGATCCTGTTCGCAGGACTGCTTTATAAATGGCTGTTTAAAAGGGAAGGACAGAACATTTACTTCCTGCTGCTAATCGGTTTGATCTTCGGGACCCTGTTCAACAGTCTCTCAACCTTCTTGCAGCTGTTGATTGATCCCAATGAATTTTTGCGTGTGCAAGACAAGATGTTTGCGAGCTTCAACAACGTCAACACGGATCTGTTGATCATCAGCTTTGTGCTCGTCATTGCCGTAGGGATTTATTTCTGGAGGTACGTCAAATACCTCGACGTCTTGTCACTGGGAAGGGACCAGGCCATCAATCTGGGAGTGAATTACGATTTTGTCGTAAAGCGTTTCCTGATTATCATCGCCATTCTCGTCTCGATTGCTACCGCTCTGGTAGGTCCGATCACCTTCTTGGGTCTTTTGGTCGTCAACGTGGCACACCAATTCATGAAGACGTATCAGCACAAGCACCTGATCGTCGGCTCTGCGCTCATCAGCATCATAGCTCTGGTGGGAGGCCTGCTGATTGTCGAACGTGTCTTCACGTTCTCCACGACGCTGAGCGTCATCGTCAACTTCATTGGTGGAGTTTACTTCATCTATCTTCTGCTAAAGGAGAATAAGTCATGGTAG
- a CDS encoding ABC transporter ATP-binding protein, with translation MVEIRNVSKQYGSKNVVENVSLCIAKGKITSFIGPNGAGKSTLLSMISRLLTKDQGEILLEGKEIGQCKSSDLAKKISILKQSNHITVRLTIRELVSFGRFPYSQGNLTKEDWKHVDEAIRYMELEDIQHKYLDQLSGGQRQRAYIAMVVAQNTEYILLDEPLNNLDMKHSVQIMKVLRRLVDEMGKTVVIVIHDINFASVYSDYIVALKDGKVVREGATNEIISAKTLKEVYDMDIQIEDIDENKICVYYA, from the coding sequence ATGGTAGAAATCCGGAATGTCTCAAAGCAGTATGGCAGCAAAAATGTCGTGGAAAATGTGTCGCTTTGCATCGCCAAGGGAAAAATCACGTCATTTATCGGGCCAAACGGGGCTGGTAAAAGCACCCTGCTATCCATGATCAGCCGTCTTTTGACGAAGGATCAGGGGGAGATACTTTTGGAGGGAAAAGAGATCGGCCAGTGCAAAAGCAGTGATCTGGCCAAAAAGATTTCGATTCTCAAACAGTCGAACCACATCACCGTTCGTCTGACAATCCGTGAGCTGGTCAGCTTTGGCCGTTTTCCCTATTCGCAGGGGAACCTCACCAAAGAAGATTGGAAGCATGTAGACGAGGCGATCCGTTACATGGAGCTGGAAGACATTCAGCACAAGTACCTGGATCAGCTTAGCGGCGGACAAAGACAGCGTGCCTATATCGCAATGGTTGTCGCCCAAAATACCGAGTACATACTCCTCGATGAGCCTCTGAACAATCTGGACATGAAGCATTCCGTTCAGATCATGAAAGTTCTGAGACGTTTGGTAGATGAAATGGGGAAAACCGTGGTTATTGTGATTCACGATATTAACTTTGCGTCCGTCTACTCGGATTACATCGTCGCTCTCAAGGACGGCAAGGTCGTCAGAGAAGGAGCCACGAACGAAATCATCAGTGCGAAGACCTTGAAAGAGGTCTATGACATGGATATCCAAATCGAGGATATCGATGAAAACAAAATCTGCGTGTACTATGCCTGA
- a CDS encoding PadR family transcriptional regulator — translation MRKHFDAKKPRKKEFSADFSGAPFWESGERHYYRHGGGGGRGGGRGKRFFGRGDVKYALLELLSAAPMHGYQMMKGLEEKSGGLYTPSPGSIYPTLQMLEDRDMVHATEVDGKKVYSITEAGRSFLQERPVEKPRDLVHDSARDILVGEAELQQDLNQLVESLNRLHGESLQDPAKMTRLSFFLKKVRRKLEGHFEEGSDQ, via the coding sequence TTGCGGAAACATTTTGATGCAAAAAAACCTCGTAAAAAAGAGTTTTCCGCTGATTTCAGTGGGGCTCCATTCTGGGAAAGCGGCGAGCGCCACTACTATCGCCATGGAGGCGGCGGTGGGCGCGGAGGCGGACGTGGCAAGCGTTTCTTTGGCAGAGGGGATGTGAAATACGCCCTTCTGGAGCTTCTGTCTGCAGCGCCCATGCACGGGTATCAGATGATGAAGGGACTGGAGGAAAAGTCAGGTGGCTTGTACACACCAAGCCCAGGGTCTATTTACCCCACCTTGCAAATGCTCGAAGATCGCGATATGGTCCATGCCACGGAAGTCGACGGCAAAAAGGTTTATTCCATTACAGAGGCCGGTCGCTCGTTCTTGCAGGAGCGCCCTGTGGAAAAGCCGCGCGATTTGGTCCATGACAGCGCCCGCGACATCCTAGTTGGAGAAGCTGAACTGCAGCAGGACCTGAATCAGCTCGTCGAATCGCTGAACAGGCTGCATGGAGAATCGCTGCAAGATCCGGCCAAGATGACCCGGCTCAGCTTTTTCCTCAAAAAAGTACGCCGAAAACTGGAAGGACATTTCGAAGAGGGATCCGACCAATGA
- a CDS encoding MATE family efflux transporter, whose protein sequence is MDAQTVQVQSNEEAKGIRLFSLTWPIFLELFLFTLIGITDTFMLSGVSDDAVSAVGAANQFIFIAILVLEVIGHGASIVVAQYIGSRKLDEAAKIGAIAITLNLMIGILISIGFLLFGNALLSTMNLQGEILRLAQSYTAIVGGGLFIQAIINTLASMVRTYGFTRESMLISLGINIVHVLGNYLLIFGSWGFPELGVEGAAISTVLSRGLGLIVFFWTYYRLIEYKVQLKDYFTITRSYVGKICRVGIPSAFEQITYNGCQAIFLYYVTFLGAAALASRQYVLNLSMFIYLFSLAIGMGTAIITGRLVGAGRKEEAYRRVWVSLRWGFVCTVIINILVIVFREPIMGLFTSDPEILRISTQVILLSIFLETGRVFNIILINSLRAAGDAKFPVYMGLISMVGVSLPLGYVLAFHANMGLAGVWLAVATDEWIRGIVMFFRWRSRVWERKSLVDHS, encoded by the coding sequence ATGGACGCCCAAACTGTACAGGTGCAAAGTAATGAGGAAGCGAAAGGAATCAGGCTGTTCTCGTTGACCTGGCCCATTTTTCTGGAGTTGTTTTTGTTTACGCTCATTGGAATTACGGACACCTTTATGCTCAGCGGCGTGTCCGATGACGCTGTATCCGCGGTCGGTGCAGCCAATCAATTTATTTTCATAGCCATTCTGGTTCTGGAGGTAATCGGTCACGGGGCATCCATCGTAGTAGCGCAGTACATCGGTTCGCGCAAGCTCGATGAGGCAGCCAAGATCGGTGCTATCGCCATTACCTTGAACCTCATGATCGGGATTTTGATCAGCATCGGTTTTCTGCTGTTTGGAAATGCTCTGCTCTCCACGATGAACCTGCAGGGTGAGATTCTCCGGCTGGCGCAGTCGTATACGGCCATTGTCGGGGGAGGATTGTTTATCCAGGCGATCATCAATACGCTGGCAAGCATGGTTCGCACGTATGGCTTTACCCGGGAAAGCATGCTGATATCACTCGGAATCAACATCGTCCACGTGCTAGGCAACTATTTGCTGATCTTTGGGAGCTGGGGCTTCCCTGAGCTTGGGGTAGAAGGGGCTGCTATTTCCACGGTCCTCAGCAGGGGGCTGGGCCTGATCGTGTTTTTCTGGACGTATTACCGCCTGATCGAATACAAGGTACAGCTCAAGGATTACTTCACGATTACTCGATCATACGTGGGTAAAATTTGCCGAGTGGGGATTCCTTCCGCATTTGAACAAATCACGTATAACGGTTGTCAGGCGATCTTTTTGTACTACGTCACATTTTTGGGAGCGGCCGCGCTGGCGTCCAGACAGTACGTTCTCAATCTCAGCATGTTCATCTACCTGTTCAGCCTGGCTATCGGAATGGGGACGGCGATCATTACCGGACGGTTGGTGGGAGCAGGGAGAAAGGAAGAGGCGTACCGGCGAGTCTGGGTGAGCCTGCGTTGGGGGTTTGTCTGTACCGTCATCATCAACATTCTCGTCATCGTATTCAGAGAGCCGATCATGGGGCTGTTCACCAGCGATCCGGAAATCCTGCGCATCAGCACGCAGGTCATCCTGTTGAGCATATTTCTGGAAACGGGACGCGTCTTCAACATTATTTTGATCAACTCATTGCGAGCCGCTGGCGATGCCAAATTTCCTGTCTATATGGGATTGATCTCGATGGTCGGGGTCAGTCTGCCGCTAGGTTATGTCTTGGCGTTCCATGCCAATATGGGGCTGGCAGGAGTGTGGCTGGCTGTTGCGACCGACGAATGGATTCGGGGTATTGTGATGTTCTTCCGTTGGCGCAGCCGGGTATGGGAACGCAAAAGTCTTGTCGACCATTCATAA
- a CDS encoding response regulator, translated as MARILIADDSVVVREYLKVILERAGHQVIAEATRGTEAFQKYIAYQPDLVTMDINMPDMNGIEAVKKIMSRFPDAKIIMVSTHGLRPLVFEAVKAGAIHYIIKPINEEKLLVAIENALI; from the coding sequence ATGGCTCGTATACTTATTGCTGATGACTCCGTAGTCGTTCGAGAATATCTAAAGGTAATACTGGAACGAGCCGGACATCAGGTAATCGCAGAAGCAACCAGAGGAACCGAAGCATTCCAAAAGTATATCGCCTATCAGCCAGATCTGGTCACCATGGATATCAATATGCCAGATATGAATGGGATCGAAGCCGTCAAAAAGATTATGAGCCGCTTTCCGGATGCGAAAATCATAATGGTAAGTACACACGGGTTGAGGCCCCTGGTTTTTGAAGCGGTGAAGGCCGGAGCCATTCATTACATCATTAAACCGATAAACGAAGAAAAACTGCTTGTTGCCATTGAAAATGCCCTTATCTGA
- a CDS encoding ABC transporter permease — protein sequence MKKRYLVIALILLSIASLFIGVKDISPLELFDLTEEKTQVMWISRIPRLISIIIAGVSMSIIGLIMQQLTRNKFVSPTTAGTEDSVRFGILVSLMVFTDASPWLKLLVAFVFALLGTFIFMKILDRIKFKDSIFIPLVGLMFGNIVGSITMFFAYKYDLIRNMTAWLHGDFSSIMKGSYELLYLSIPLVIIAYLFANKFTIAGMGEEFAINLGLNYKQVVNIGLVIVAMVSSLVILTVGTIPFLGLIIPNIVTIYLGDNLKKNLSHTALLGAVFVLCCDILGRLIIFPYEISIGLMVGVVGSAIFIFLLMRRKAYDR from the coding sequence ATGAAGAAGAGATATTTAGTAATAGCACTCATCCTGCTGTCGATAGCTTCCTTGTTTATCGGTGTGAAAGACATTTCCCCACTGGAACTGTTCGATCTCACGGAAGAGAAGACGCAGGTGATGTGGATCAGCAGAATCCCACGATTGATCAGTATCATCATCGCGGGTGTCAGCATGAGTATCATAGGTCTGATCATGCAGCAGCTGACGCGGAACAAGTTCGTATCGCCGACAACGGCAGGCACGGAAGACTCTGTCCGGTTCGGGATACTGGTTTCATTGATGGTGTTTACCGACGCCAGTCCGTGGCTAAAGCTGCTCGTGGCCTTCGTGTTTGCACTACTGGGAACATTCATCTTTATGAAGATTCTCGACAGGATCAAATTCAAAGACTCCATTTTCATTCCGCTGGTGGGCTTGATGTTTGGCAATATCGTCGGTTCGATTACGATGTTTTTTGCCTACAAATACGACCTCATCCGGAACATGACAGCTTGGCTGCACGGAGACTTTTCCTCGATCATGAAAGGGAGCTACGAGCTGCTCTACCTCAGCATCCCGCTCGTCATCATCGCATACCTGTTTGCCAACAAGTTCACGATCGCGGGAATGGGTGAGGAATTTGCCATCAATCTGGGGCTGAATTACAAACAAGTGGTCAACATCGGCCTCGTTATCGTGGCAATGGTATCTTCTCTCGTCATTCTCACGGTAGGCACGATTCCATTTCTGGGATTGATCATTCCGAATATCGTCACGATTTACCTGGGCGATAACCTGAAGAAGAACCTGTCTCATACGGCTTTGCTGGGGGCTGTGTTCGTTCTGTGCTGCGACATCTTGGGTCGCCTCATTATCTTCCCTTACGAAATTTCTATCGGCTTGATGGTCGGTGTTGTCGGCAGCGCGATATTCATTTTCTTACTCATGAGAAGAAAGGCGTATGACCGATGA